The genome window TAGGGGTAGAAGAGGTTATAGGTGTTATAGGTTTATTGCCTCCTCATCTTGTTGTTGATTCTAAAAATGAAGGTGTTATTCCATGGCACAATTTAAAAATTGATATAGGAGTAAAAAGTAAAGAGGAGGTATTTAAAAAGGGAATAAAAATTGGCGATCCAATAGTTTTTCAAAAGGAGATTTATTATAATGATGATTATATTATAGGAAGGGGTCTTGATGATAGATATGGTTGTTTTTTATTAATTGAATTAATAGAAAAATATAAAGAAATCAAACCACTTAATACATTAATTTTTGTTTTTAGTGTAGAAGAAGAAATAGGGTTAAGAGGAGCATCGGTTGTTGCTCCACAATTTAATCCTGATTTAACTATTGCAATAGATTCTGTATCTTCAACTGATATGAGAGATACACCAACAGTATATAAAAATTCAGTTGTTATTGGAGATGGACCTGTTATAAGAAAAGTTGATGCTAGAATGGTTGTAGATGAAGAGCTATTTAATTTTGTTTATAAATTGAGTAAAGAAAATAATATCCCTATACAAATTAGTGTCTCAGGTGGCTCAACAGATGCATCAATTACAGAGGTTTCATATACAGGATTTAAATCTATTCCAATTTGTTTTCCAGTAAGATACACACATTCAACAGTAGAAATATCATCCTTAAAAGATGGAGAAAATTTAATTAAATTAATAGATAAAATAGTAAATTATGACCTATAATATTAATAAATTAAAAGAGATTAATAAAATTTATAATGAAATAAAAGATAAAATAGATGAAAGATTAAATGAATTTAAAAATATTTTAAAAAATGGAAATGATGAAGATTTAATTTTTGAATTTATTTTCTGTCTATTAACTCCTCAATCAAAAGCAAAAATGTGTGATAAAGCAGTTCAAAATTTAAAAAAAAATTTCAATAAAGAATCATTAGAAAAAGCTTTATATGGAGTTAGATTTAAAAATAAAAAAAGTTTATATATAAAAGAATTTTTAGAAAAAATAAAAAAATATAAAAGTTTTAAAGAATTAATATTAAGTTTTGAAAATGATGAGCAAAGAAGAGTTTTTCTTGTTAAAAATTTTAAAGGAATTGGATTAAAAGAGGCTTCTCATTTTTTAAGAAATATTGGACTTGGTGATAATTTTGCAATTTTAGATAGACATATTTTGAAAAATTTAAAAGAAATTGGTATAATTGATAATATACCAAAAAATTTATCTTTTAAAAAATATAAAGAAATTGAAGATAAAATGAGATTATTTTCTAAAGATATTAATATAGATATGAAATCTTTAGATTTTATTTTATGGTATAAAGAAACAAGAGAGGTGTTTAAATGAAAAAAGAGCTTAAGAAAAATGAATTGAAGGATTTGTTAATAAAAAAAGGTATAAGTCCTTCAATTCAAAGATTGAAAACACTTGAGTATCTTTATGAAAATAGAACTCATCCATCAGTTGATATGATTTATGATAAATTAAAAAATGAAATCCCAACACTTTCAAAAACAACTATTTATAATGTTTTAAGAAAATTTATAAAAGAGGGATTAGTAAAAGAGATTACTATTGAGGGTAATGAAGTGAGATTTGATATTTTTATTCAACCTCACGCTCATTTTAAATGCGAAAAATGTGGTAAAATATTTGACATCCCATATGAGAATGAAGCTTTCAATTTAAATGAGATAGAAGGTAATAAAGTAAAAAAAACAGAAATATTTTTTTTTGGAATTTGTAAAAATTGTTTGAAATAGTAATAAATTTAATTTGACAAAAATTTATTAAAATTTTATAATAATATTAAAATTGAATTATTTTTTAGGAGGTATTTATGAACTTAAATGAACTATTTCAAACTGGAGACTGGAAAGGTGAAAAGCATGTTCCAGTAATTGAAATTGAAGGAGAAATAAAAAAAGGTGAGTTAACTAAGGTTAATTTAACTGTTGGAAAAGAGATTCCCCATCCAAATACTACCGAACATCACATAAGATGGATTTCTCTTTATTTTCATCCGAGAGGAGAAAAATTTCCATATGAAATTGGAAGAGCTGAATTTAACGCTCATGGTGAATCAACTCAAGGTCCTAATACAAGTACAATTTATACAGCACCTACTGTTTCTTTTTTCTTTAAAACAGAGAAAGAAGGTAAATTAATCGCTTTCTCATACTGTAATATTCATGGATTGTGGAGTAATAGTTTAGATATAAATTTTTAAAAGGAGGGTTAATTTAAATATGAAAAAAATGACAGAAAAATTTTTGCATGAAGCATTTGCAGGTGAATCAATGGCTCATATGAAATATGCTATATTTTCTGAAATTGCAGAAAAAGAAGGTTTCAAAAATGTAGCAAGATTATTTAAAGCTATTTCATATGCTGAACTTGTTCATGCAACAAATCACTTGAGAAATCTTGGTTTAATAAAACACACTGTTGATAATTTACAAACAGGAATTGATGGAGAAACATATGAGATAGAAGAGATGTATCCAGTTTTTAATAATGCAGCAAAATTTCAAGAAGAAAAAGGAGCTGAAATCTCAACTTATTATGCATTAGAAGCAGAAAAAATTCATGCTGTAATGTATAAAGATGCAAAAGAAAAAGTAAAAGAAGGAAAAGATATTGAAATTGAAGATATATACATTTGCCCAGTATGTGGATTTACTCACATTGGAAATCCTCCTGAAAAATGTCCAGTTTGTGGTATTTCTAAAGAAAGATTTCATAAATTTTAAGGAGGATGATATTGGATTTAACTGCTTTATTTAAAATAAATTATGGTCTTTATATAGTTAGTTCAAAAAAAGACGATAAATATAATGGACAAATTGCAAATGCAGTAATACAAGTAACAGCAGAACCTCCAAAGATAGCTGTCTGTTTAAATAAGAATAACCTAACTCATGAATATATTGAAAGTAGCGGTGTCTTTTCTGTTTCAATTCTTTCAAAAGAGACTCCACTTACTTTGATTGGTCTTTTTGGATTTAAATCAGGAAGAGATGTTGATAAATTTAAAGAAACTAATTTTGAAATCGGAGAAAAAACAGGAGTTCCGATTGTTAAAGATTTCACAGTTGCTTATATTGAATGTAAAGTTGTTGATAAATTTGATGTTGGAACACACTCTATTTTTGTTGGTGAAGTATTAAATTGTGGTAAATTTAATGATGATGAACCAATGACATATGCATATTATCACGAAGTTAAAAAGGGTAAGGCAAGTAAAAATGCCCCAACCTTTATAAAAGAAAATAAAAATCAAGGAGGTTAAAATGAAAAAATATGAATGCCAAGTTTGTGGGTATATTTATGACCCTGAAGTAGGAGATCCAGACGGAGGTATTGCTCCAGGGACTCCATTTGAAGATTTACCAGATGATTGGGTATGTCCAGTTTGTGGAGCAGATAAAAGTAATTTTGTAGAAATGGAATAGATATGAATAAAGATAGAATTTTAGATATTATAAAAAATGCTCTCCTTCTTGAATTAAGGGGGAGAGCATTTTACAAAAAAGCTAGAGAAGATTCAAAAATTGAAGAAGTTAAAAAAATTTTTGAAATAATGGAATTTGAAGAGGAAAAACATATCGATTTTTTAAACAAACAGTTCCAAAATATAATTAAAAATAACAAATTAATAACTATAAATGAATTTTCAGCTGAGTTTAAATCAATAGAGAAGAGTATTTTCGAAAAATTAATAGAAAAAATAAATATAACAGATTATGAATCTATGGCAATCTATATTGCAATAACTTTTGAAAAAGAAGCTGTTAATTTTTATGATTTGAAGCAAAAAGAATCAAAGGAAGATAGCGAAAGGAATATATTTTTGTTTTTGAGAGATTGGGAGAAA of Caldisericia bacterium contains these proteins:
- a CDS encoding M20/M25/M40 family metallo-hydrolase, with amino-acid sequence MNLNLLQKLLQTPGVSGYESKIRNLIKEELENKNLDKIFIDKIGNLIAIKKGIKDKKILLISHMDELGLVVSSIDENGFIGFKKIGGIDDRLLISRVVKILGVEEVIGVIGLLPPHLVVDSKNEGVIPWHNLKIDIGVKSKEEVFKKGIKIGDPIVFQKEIYYNDDYIIGRGLDDRYGCFLLIELIEKYKEIKPLNTLIFVFSVEEEIGLRGASVVAPQFNPDLTIAIDSVSSTDMRDTPTVYKNSVVIGDGPVIRKVDARMVVDEELFNFVYKLSKENNIPIQISVSGGSTDASITEVSYTGFKSIPICFPVRYTHSTVEISSLKDGENLIKLIDKIVNYDL
- a CDS encoding N-glycosylase/DNA lyase, which codes for MTYNINKLKEINKIYNEIKDKIDERLNEFKNILKNGNDEDLIFEFIFCLLTPQSKAKMCDKAVQNLKKNFNKESLEKALYGVRFKNKKSLYIKEFLEKIKKYKSFKELILSFENDEQRRVFLVKNFKGIGLKEASHFLRNIGLGDNFAILDRHILKNLKEIGIIDNIPKNLSFKKYKEIEDKMRLFSKDINIDMKSLDFILWYKETREVFK
- a CDS encoding transcriptional repressor — protein: MKKELKKNELKDLLIKKGISPSIQRLKTLEYLYENRTHPSVDMIYDKLKNEIPTLSKTTIYNVLRKFIKEGLVKEITIEGNEVRFDIFIQPHAHFKCEKCGKIFDIPYENEAFNLNEIEGNKVKKTEIFFFGICKNCLK
- a CDS encoding class II SORL domain-containing protein yields the protein MNLNELFQTGDWKGEKHVPVIEIEGEIKKGELTKVNLTVGKEIPHPNTTEHHIRWISLYFHPRGEKFPYEIGRAEFNAHGESTQGPNTSTIYTAPTVSFFFKTEKEGKLIAFSYCNIHGLWSNSLDINF
- a CDS encoding rubrerythrin family protein gives rise to the protein MKKMTEKFLHEAFAGESMAHMKYAIFSEIAEKEGFKNVARLFKAISYAELVHATNHLRNLGLIKHTVDNLQTGIDGETYEIEEMYPVFNNAAKFQEEKGAEISTYYALEAEKIHAVMYKDAKEKVKEGKDIEIEDIYICPVCGFTHIGNPPEKCPVCGISKERFHKF
- a CDS encoding flavin reductase family protein; its protein translation is MDLTALFKINYGLYIVSSKKDDKYNGQIANAVIQVTAEPPKIAVCLNKNNLTHEYIESSGVFSVSILSKETPLTLIGLFGFKSGRDVDKFKETNFEIGEKTGVPIVKDFTVAYIECKVVDKFDVGTHSIFVGEVLNCGKFNDDEPMTYAYYHEVKKGKASKNAPTFIKENKNQGG
- a CDS encoding rubredoxin, with the translated sequence MKKYECQVCGYIYDPEVGDPDGGIAPGTPFEDLPDDWVCPVCGADKSNFVEME